The following proteins are co-located in the Acidobacteriota bacterium genome:
- a CDS encoding M14 family zinc carboxypeptidase: protein MRHRRALSLALLTLCWCLLLPVTANAAENLADEALPHETLVSIPDAGPWVVGIWLDDADAVGALEQRLDVWRAAPKGDGGKMLVLTAVSGEELADLRAEGLRGEGLEVHIDRRRTLELHTPRPQTEGGGIPGYPCYRTVEETFATAQGLVASRPDLASWVDIGDSWDKIHGAPGAGYDLRVLVLTNSAVAGPKPKLLVLGAIHAREYTTAELVTRFAEMLVAGHGVDPEITWLLDHHEAHLVLQANPDGRKKAETGLSWRKNVNDNACATSDYGVDLNRNFLFQWGCCGGSSSSGCTQTYRGLSPGSEPETQAIQAYMRSIFPDQRPNDLSIPAPADATGVMLDLHSFGGDVLWSWGFTGTQPPNGDALYTLGRKFAFFNGYRPQHGSLGTVDGATKDFAYGDLGVPGYTVELGSDFFQNCNVFDQTILPDNLQSLLYTLKVVRTPYLTPAGPEMLVATGTSLTAAPGDLVDITADADDTRYSSANGTEPVQNVAAAELYVDTPPWSTSPVPSPQAMTADDGAFDEPAELVTATLDTTGLPLGRHLVYLRGQDAGGNWGAASGLFLYVLDPITAPRLSGVVRDARSDLPLAAKVRAGDFQTATDPVTGAYTMLLPEGTYDVVASAPDHADITVAGVVAISSQTTTVNFDLPAFEAVLEEDGETGGLGWSTQAPWALTTEAAHSPTHSWTDSPGGDYGDNAEVSLTSPVLDLTGYTGTSLSWWQIYDLESGYDFGYVEVSTNGGTSWTTVETVNGLDTTWHQLTVPLPQLDDQANARIRFRLSSDFSINEDGWHVDDILLRSAPAAPDLTGIFTDGFEAGDFGAWSSRVP from the coding sequence ATGCGCCATCGCCGAGCCCTTTCCCTCGCCCTCCTGACCCTCTGCTGGTGCCTGCTGCTGCCGGTCACCGCCAATGCGGCCGAGAACTTGGCGGATGAGGCGTTGCCGCACGAGACGTTGGTAAGCATCCCCGACGCGGGGCCGTGGGTGGTGGGGATCTGGCTCGACGACGCCGACGCCGTGGGCGCGTTGGAGCAGCGCCTGGACGTGTGGAGAGCGGCGCCGAAGGGCGACGGGGGGAAGATGCTCGTGCTGACGGCGGTGAGCGGGGAGGAGCTTGCGGACTTGCGGGCGGAGGGCCTGCGAGGAGAGGGCCTGGAGGTCCACATCGACCGGCGGCGGACCCTCGAGCTCCACACCCCGCGGCCCCAAACGGAAGGCGGCGGCATCCCTGGGTACCCGTGCTACCGCACCGTCGAGGAGACCTTCGCCACCGCCCAGGGGCTGGTGGCGAGCCGGCCGGACCTGGCCTCGTGGGTGGACATTGGCGACTCTTGGGACAAGATCCACGGCGCTCCCGGTGCCGGCTACGATCTGCGAGTCCTGGTGCTCACCAACAGCGCCGTGGCAGGGCCCAAGCCCAAACTGCTGGTCCTCGGCGCCATCCATGCTCGGGAGTACACCACCGCCGAGCTCGTCACCCGCTTCGCCGAGATGCTGGTGGCAGGCCACGGTGTCGATCCGGAGATCACCTGGCTCTTGGACCACCACGAGGCGCACCTGGTGTTGCAAGCCAACCCCGACGGCCGCAAGAAGGCGGAGACGGGGCTTTCCTGGCGCAAGAACGTCAACGACAACGCCTGTGCCACCAGCGACTACGGTGTCGACCTGAACCGCAACTTCCTCTTCCAATGGGGTTGCTGCGGCGGCTCCAGCAGCAGCGGCTGCACCCAGACTTACCGTGGCCTCAGCCCCGGCTCGGAGCCCGAGACCCAGGCGATTCAGGCCTATATGCGCTCCATCTTCCCGGACCAGCGCCCCAACGACCTGAGCATCCCGGCGCCGGCGGACGCTACCGGCGTAATGCTCGACCTGCACAGCTTCGGTGGGGACGTGTTGTGGTCCTGGGGCTTCACCGGCACCCAACCACCCAACGGTGACGCCCTCTACACCCTGGGCCGGAAATTCGCCTTCTTCAACGGCTACCGCCCCCAGCACGGCAGCCTAGGCACCGTCGACGGGGCCACCAAGGACTTCGCCTACGGCGATCTCGGGGTGCCGGGGTACACCGTCGAGCTGGGGAGCGATTTCTTCCAGAACTGCAACGTCTTCGACCAGACCATCCTGCCGGACAATTTGCAGAGCCTGCTTTACACCCTCAAGGTGGTGCGCACGCCCTACCTGACTCCTGCCGGCCCGGAGATGCTGGTCGCCACCGGCACCAGCCTCACCGCCGCGCCCGGCGACCTGGTGGATATCACCGCCGACGCCGACGACACCCGCTACAGCAGCGCCAACGGCACCGAACCGGTGCAGAATGTCGCCGCCGCCGAGCTCTACGTCGACACGCCGCCCTGGAGCACCAGCCCCGTCCCCTCGCCGCAGGCCATGACTGCCGACGACGGCGCCTTCGACGAGCCGGCGGAGCTGGTCACCGCCACCCTCGACACCACCGGACTGCCCCTGGGCCGCCACCTGGTGTATCTACGCGGCCAGGACGCCGGCGGCAACTGGGGCGCCGCCAGCGGGCTCTTCCTCTACGTCCTCGACCCGATTACCGCTCCCCGCCTCTCCGGCGTCGTACGGGACGCCCGCAGCGACCTCCCCCTGGCCGCCAAGGTGCGCGCCGGGGACTTCCAGACCGCCACCGATCCGGTCACCGGCGCCTACACCATGTTGCTGCCGGAAGGCACCTACGACGTCGTGGCCAGCGCTCCGGACCACGCCGACATCACCGTCGCCGGGGTGGTGGCGATCAGCTCCCAGACCACCACCGTGAACTTCGACCTACCGGCCTTCGAGGCGGTGCTGGAGGAAGACGGAGAGACCGGCGGCCTGGGATGGAGCACCCAGGCTCCTTGGGCGCTGACCACGGAAGCGGCCCACAGCCCGACCCACTCCTGGACCGACAGCCCCGGTGGCGACTACGGTGACAATGCGGAGGTCAGCCTCACCTCGCCGGTGCTGGACCTCACCGGCTACACCGGCACCAGCCTCTCGTGGTGGCAGATCTACGACCTGGAGAGCGGCTACGACTTCGGCTACGTGGAAGTCTCCACCAACGGCGGCACCAGCTGGACGACGGTGGAAACGGTGAACGGCCTCGACACCACCTGGCACCAGCTCACCGTGCCTCTGCCGCAGCTCGACGACCAGGCCAACGCGCGCATCCGCTTCCGCCTCAGCTCCGACTTCTCCATCAACGAAGACGGCTGGCACGTGGACGACATCCTGCTGCGCTCGGCCCCTGCCGCGCCCGATCTGACGGGCATCTTCACCGACGGCTTCGAGGCCGGCGACTTCGGCGCCTGGTCCAGCCGCGTCCCCTGA